A region from the Thermanaeromonas toyohensis ToBE genome encodes:
- the dsrM gene encoding sulfate reduction electron transfer complex DsrMKJOP subunit DsrM, whose protein sequence is MDIVFSLGIVLALILVAVIGVEVLKLKFFFGVVVPYVALATFLGGMVYRILQWGSSPVPFRIPTTGGQQKSLPWIKPSFLDNPSTALGAAARVASEVFLFRSLFRNTKAELREGPRLTYHWEKWLWLGGLLFHWSFFIILFRHLRFFTDPVPGWVSFLEGIDGFFRISLRAVYITDILFLAAVTYLLLRRLIIPHVRYISLPADYTPLFLILGIGLSGVLMRYFLGVDVTAVKELALGLVTFHPRVPEGIGVLFYIHFFLVCALAAYFPFSKLVHMAGIFLTPTRNLPNNSRAVRHINPWNYPVKVHTYEEYEEEFREKMKMAGIPVEKEAS, encoded by the coding sequence ATGGATATTGTCTTTTCGCTAGGGATCGTTTTGGCTCTCATCCTAGTGGCCGTTATAGGGGTAGAAGTGTTAAAGCTTAAATTCTTCTTTGGGGTTGTAGTACCCTATGTAGCCCTGGCCACCTTCCTCGGAGGGATGGTGTACCGCATCTTGCAGTGGGGTAGTTCACCGGTACCCTTCCGTATACCCACCACAGGTGGCCAGCAAAAATCGCTGCCCTGGATTAAGCCTAGCTTTTTGGATAATCCCTCTACTGCTTTAGGTGCAGCTGCCAGGGTGGCTTCCGAAGTTTTCCTTTTCCGTTCCCTTTTCCGCAATACTAAGGCAGAACTCAGGGAAGGACCGCGGCTTACCTATCACTGGGAAAAGTGGTTATGGCTGGGTGGGCTTTTGTTCCATTGGTCTTTCTTTATTATCCTTTTCCGGCACTTAAGATTTTTTACTGACCCGGTGCCCGGGTGGGTTTCTTTTCTTGAGGGGATAGATGGATTTTTCCGCATCAGTTTACGAGCTGTATATATTACAGATATATTATTCCTTGCTGCGGTAACTTATCTTTTGCTTAGAAGGCTTATTATCCCGCATGTCCGTTATATTTCCTTGCCTGCGGATTATACCCCTCTCTTTTTAATCCTAGGGATAGGCCTTTCAGGTGTTCTCATGCGCTATTTTTTAGGCGTGGATGTGACTGCTGTTAAAGAACTGGCCCTGGGGTTGGTTACCTTCCACCCCCGGGTTCCAGAGGGTATCGGGGTACTTTTTTACATCCACTTCTTCCTGGTTTGCGCCCTGGCAGCTTATTTCCCCTTTAGTAAACTGGTCCATATGGCTGGGATCTTCTTAACCCCTACCCGGAACCTGCCTAACAACAGCCGGGCTGTAAGGCATATCAATCCCTGGAATTACCCGGTAAAGGTGCATACTTACGAGGAGTATGAGGAAGAATTCCGGGAGAAGATGAAAATGGCGGGTATACCTGTGGAAAAAGAGGCAAGTTAG
- the dsrP gene encoding sulfate reduction electron transfer complex DsrMKJOP subunit DsrP has product MLGKALKGSPRYWSWIIFLLTLMGVGLACYLWQLKQGLTITGLSRDVSWGLYIGQFTFLVGVAASAVMVVLPYYLHNVKAFGRITVLGEFLAVSAILMCLLFVVVDLGKPMRLFNVLLYPTPNSILFWDMIVLNGYLLLNLIIGWNVLEAEYKEVAPPKWVKVLTYISIPWAISIHTVTAFLYAGLPGRHYWLTALMAARFLASAFASGPALLIILCFILKKFSRFDPGKEAIEKLSAIVAYAMIVTAFFVGLELFTAFYSQVPAHGMYTLRYLFAGLEGHGKLVPFMWIFAVLAALAIVLLVIPGTRQKEGTLLLACAATFVSLWIEKGLALVIAGFIPNPLEKVREYAPTLPEALITLGVWATGFFILTVLYKIVISVKEETV; this is encoded by the coding sequence CAGGGTCTTACCATTACTGGTCTTAGCCGGGACGTCTCCTGGGGCCTTTATATCGGCCAGTTCACCTTCCTTGTGGGAGTGGCGGCTTCGGCCGTGATGGTGGTTCTACCTTACTATCTTCATAACGTGAAAGCCTTTGGCAGGATCACTGTCTTGGGGGAATTCCTGGCAGTATCCGCTATCCTTATGTGTCTTCTCTTCGTAGTGGTAGACCTGGGTAAACCCATGCGCTTATTTAATGTCCTCCTTTACCCTACACCTAACTCCATTCTCTTCTGGGATATGATTGTGTTGAACGGCTATCTCCTTTTAAACCTCATCATCGGCTGGAATGTGCTAGAGGCAGAATACAAGGAAGTGGCGCCTCCCAAGTGGGTTAAAGTACTAACCTATATTTCCATCCCTTGGGCTATCAGCATCCATACGGTAACCGCCTTCTTGTATGCGGGACTGCCAGGACGGCATTACTGGCTTACGGCCCTGATGGCGGCCCGTTTCCTAGCTTCGGCCTTTGCTTCCGGGCCGGCCCTGCTTATTATCCTTTGCTTTATCCTTAAAAAATTTAGCCGTTTTGATCCTGGAAAAGAGGCTATCGAAAAGCTTTCCGCTATTGTGGCTTATGCCATGATTGTTACGGCCTTTTTTGTAGGTCTGGAATTATTTACTGCCTTTTATAGCCAAGTACCGGCCCATGGGATGTATACCTTAAGATACCTTTTTGCTGGCTTGGAAGGCCATGGGAAGTTAGTACCCTTCATGTGGATTTTTGCTGTGCTGGCTGCTCTGGCTATAGTTCTCCTGGTGATCCCAGGTACTCGCCAAAAGGAGGGTACGCTTCTTCTGGCCTGCGCGGCCACCTTTGTCTCCCTATGGATTGAGAAGGGGTTGGCCTTAGTTATAGCTGGTTTTATCCCCAATCCGTTGGAGAAAGTCAGAGAATATGCTCCTACCTTACCGGAAGCCTTAATTACCTTAGGTGTATGGGCTACAGGCTTTTTCATACTTACTGTGCTTTATAAGATAGTTATTTCTGTTAAAGAAGAAACTGTTTGA